A single region of the Salvia miltiorrhiza cultivar Shanhuang (shh) chromosome 8, IMPLAD_Smil_shh, whole genome shotgun sequence genome encodes:
- the LOC130999029 gene encoding mechanosensitive ion channel protein 1, mitochondrial-like, whose translation MAAMRISRMKQLYSVKSVSRFDVRPSVAYASKCYHTRESGNLQRFDQNGSGIVGFSSANFSQYCRGFNSDLGISNSLLRNSSYRGSLSFAGINPLINHRFFSSASDGKGATPGDVINSAGDVSVGGGDWTPKLKEAWESTVEAVKYAGEKAKEASDEVAPHVQQLLDAHPYLRDVIVPVGGTLAGTMLAWSLLPRLFRRFHKYSVEGPGALLSNSSIWGPVPYEESFWGALEAPVRYFVTFLAFLTVGGMVAPTTFASQYATQAWKGALVMSVVWFLHRWKTSVIARALVAKGLEGVRRDQLLTIDKISSVGLFIVGSMALAEACGVAMQSVLTVGGIGGVATAFASKDILGNVLSGLSVQLSQPFSIGDTIKAGSVEGQVVEMGLTTTSLLTADKFPVVVPNSLFSSQVIVNKSRAKFRSMVRQIPLQIDDIDKISLISEDIKSMLRSHSNVFLGKEAPYCFLSQIERSYAELTFGCNLKQVDKEAEQDILLDAVRIIKKHGATLGSTREDTIS comes from the exons ATGGCCGCAATGAGAATTTCAAGAATGAAGCAATTGTATTCTGTTAAATCCGTTTCTCGATTTGACGTGAGGCCATCTGTTGCATATGCGAGCAAATGCTATCACACTAGAGAGTCGGGCAATTTGCAGAGATTTGATCAAAATGGTTCTGGGATTGTGGGTTTCAGCTCTGCTAACTTTTCTCAGTATTGTAGGGGGTTCAATTCTGATTTGGGTATTTCAAATAGTCTTCTGAGAAATTCGAGTTATCGGGGTAGTCTTTCGTTTGCTGGGATAAACCCTTTGATCAATCACCGTTTCTTCTCATCAGCTAGTGATGGTAAAGGTGCCACTCCTGGAGATGTTATAAATAGTGCGGGTGATGTCAGTGTTGGTGGGGGTGATTGGACTCCGAAACTTAAAGAAGCGTGGGAATCTACTGTTGAGGCTGTGAAGTATGCAGGTGAAAAGGCGAAAGAGGCTTCTGATGAAGTGGCTCCCCATGTTCAGCAGTTGCTTGATGCCCATCCCTATCTTAGAGATGTGATTGTGCCAGTCGGGGGTACTTTGGCTGGAACGATGTTGGCATGGTCTTTGTTGCCTAGGCTATTTAGGCGGTTCCATAAGTACTCAGTGGAAGGACCGGGTGCTTTGCTATCAAATAGTTCGATATGGGGGCCTGTTCCTTATGAGGAAAGCTTCTGGGGTGCATTGGAGGCTCCAGTCCGATATTTTGTAACTTTCCTGGCTTTCTTGACAGT CGGGGGAATGGTTGCACCGACTACCTTTGCTTCACAATATGCAACACAGGCTTGGAAAGGCGCTCTTGTTATGTCCGTCGTCTGGTTTCTTCATCGGTGGAAAACTAGTGTGATTGCCCGAGCTTTGGTTGCTAAGGGATTAGAAGGTGTCCGGAGAGATCAGTTGCTGACTATAGACAAAATCTCATCTGTAGGACTCTTTATCGTTGGGTCAATGGCTTTAGCTGAGGCATGTGGTGTGGCAATGCAATCTGTTTTGACTGTGGGAGGCATTGGAG GAGTTGCCACTGCTTTTGCTTCCAAAGATATACTTGGGAATGTTCTAAGTGGTCTGTCTGTACAGCTGTCACAACCATTTTCAATTGGTGATACGATTAAA GCTGGATCTGTAGAAGGTCAAGTTGTAGAAATGGGCCTTACAACTACATCATTGCTGACTGCAGACAAGTTTCCTGTTGTCGTCCCAAATTCTCTGTTTTCCAGCCAG GTAATTGTCAATAAGTCACGAGCTAAATTTCGCTCCATGGTCAGACAAATTCCACTGCAAATTGATGACATAGACAAGATTTCTTTAATATCAGAGGATATAAAGTCTATGCTCAGATCTCACTCAAATGTGTTCTTGGGAAAAGAGGCCCCTTACTGTTTCTTGTCTCAAATTGAGAGATCATATGCGGAGCTGACATTTGGATGCAATCTTAAACAAGTG GACAAAGAAGCAGAGCAGGATATCCTTCTTGATGCTGTCAGGATCATCAAGAAACATGGTGCTACGCTAGGCAGTACTCGTGAAGACACTATCAGTTGA